The Toxoplasma gondii ME49 chromosome XII, whole genome shotgun sequence genome includes a region encoding these proteins:
- a CDS encoding Sucrose-6F-phosphate phosphohydrolase (encoded by transcript TGME49_217850) produces MSATASVFAPPDASNAAPVLLQFYYQTGWQSAVLHFQQHLENGKLDWKDQTMESCGERGREDWQACELLLEPRVVCLEFVCCNGERTHWDNPGPGTCSPNTQNYMLHFCASGKREESEIPDLMPTRARIASRNVLGRQRDTEAPARASKENPEPLRRVVAVLASGQLATLDGPPCLLITDLDGTFLGNDHYLWLLKNHWNLKHLWRGSQLVYNTGRNLKDFLNVAGEKQLPRPAYAILGVGTEIYSFPDAPSPLDAAEASEFQAEAAECVGSSWPAWCPSRAHAHFDETWKSRIEGQFDRRAVEHEVKATMAGCHVNGNAFHDPYRLSVSVPLDLVHAALHMPPSTSDSETGPAVACKAQQNGRPTEATAVAYLRSLIDSHSKKICVSGGGDWRYLDILPRAGGKLNASLFVMEQLGFKKSRTIVAGDSGNDIDMFCDPDILGVCVRNAQPELLNFLQSFHGRGSATDAARAAGEAMLDELTNAQARHGRVTVDAHERDFLAPAHLRTLQPTMHVCFATHDCAGGILDGLLFFKFDKTIPDM; encoded by the exons ATGTCTGCGACAGCCTCAGTCTTCGCTCCTCCGGATGCCTCAAACGCCGCACCTGTGCTGCTTCAGTTCTACTACCAGACAGGCTGGCAGTCGGCCGTCTTGCACTTCCAACAACATCTGGAGAATGGGAAGCTCGACTGGAAGGATCAGACAATGGAG AGCTGCGGAGAACGCGGACGCGAGGACTGGCAAGCATGTGAACTTCTGCTGGAGCCTCGCGTCGTGTGTCTCGAGTTTGTCTGCTGCAATGGCGAACGCACGCACTGGGACAACCCCGGCCCTGGCACCTGTTCTCCCAA cACTCAGAACTACATGCTTCATTTCTGCGCTTCTGGGAAGCGTGAGGAGTCGGAGATACCCGATTTAATGCCGACTCGCGCGCGGATTGCTTCGCGTAACGTCCTTGGTCGTCAAAGAGACACGGAAGCGCCTGCGAGGGCTTCAAAAGAAAATCCAGAGCCTCTTCGGCGCGTCGTCGCCGTCCTGGCTTCTGGCCAACTGGCTACTCTCGATGGTCCACCCTGTCTCCTCATCACTGATCTCGATGGGACTTTCCTTGGAAATGATCACTACCTTTGGCTGCTGAAGAACCACTGGAATCTGAAACATCTGTGGCGAGGTTCGCAGCTG GTCTACAACACCGGCCGCAACCTGAAAGACTTTCTCAATGTagctggagagaaacaacttCCTCGTCCGGCATATGCGATTCTGGG AGTCGGAACAGAAATTTATTCGTTTCCGGATGCGCCCTCGCCACTTGACGCTGCAGAGGCGTCGGAGTTTCAAG CAGAGGCCGCCGAATGTGTGGGGTCGAGCTGGCCGGCCTGGTGCCCGTCCCGCGCTCACGCCCACTTCGACGAAACCTGGAAGAGCCGCATTGAGGGCCAGTTCGATCGACGAGCTGTAGAACATGAAGTGAAA GCGACGATGGCGGGGTGTCATGTGAACGGAAATGCGTTTCACGACCCGTatcgtctgtctgtgtctgttccACTGGACCTCGTCCATGCGGCGCTGCACATGCCCCCGAGCACCAGTGACTCGGAGACCGGCCCCGCTGTCGCCTGCAAAGCTCAACAGAACGGGAGACCCACGGAGGCGACCGCTGTGGCCTATCTCCGATCGCTTATCGACTCTCACAGCAAAAAGATCTGCGTGAGTGGTGGCGGAGACTGGAGATACCTCGACATTCTTCCCAGAGCCG GTGGAAAGTTGAATGCATCCCTCTTCGTCATGGAGCAACTCGGTTTCAAGAAGTCACGG ACGATCGTCGCTGGCGACAGTGGAAACGACATCGACATGTTTTGCGACCCCGACATTCTCGGCGTCTGCGTGCGAAATGCACAACCGGAACTTTTGAATTTCCTTCAAAGTTTTCACGGCCGAGGAAGTGCGACTGACGCCGCGAGGGCCGCAGGCGAGGCGATGCTCGACGAACTGACAAATGCCCAGGCTCGACATGGACGGGTGACTGTCGACGCTCACGAAAGAGACTTCCTGGCTCCAGCTCACCTCAGAACTCTCCAACCCACCATGCAT GTCTGCTTCGCCACTCACGATTGCGCAG GAGGCATTTTGGATGGTCTACTTTTCTTTAAATTCGACAAAACGATACCTGACATGTAG
- a CDS encoding hypothetical protein (encoded by transcript TGME49_217855), which produces MLKRERSGSRFTGVAREKGSHSRKHEGKRTRNPKKLGKSPMKTATGTSKRCCLLSSRTLSLDRYFKKEGVYKFCPPHDGLAGLKRSDICAGLKSPPAFSANCSGSLMGTQVTARLRRALQLQVTFKESEEVKGAVLAGKANSSTHIRLH; this is translated from the exons ATGCTGAAAAGGGAGCGCAGTGGCAGTCGGTTCACCGGGGTCGCGCGGGAAAAGGGATCCCATTCACGAAAACATGAGGGGAAGAGGACACGAAATCCTAAGAAGCTCGGAAAGTCACCCATGAAGACCGCGACTGGAACCTCCAAACGCTGTTGTCTCTTGAGTTCTCGAACTTTATCCCTGGATCGATACTTCAAGAAGGAG GGAGTCTACAAGTTTTGTCCGCCACATGACGGACTCGCGGGTCTTAAGCGCTCTGATATCTGCGCTGGCCTCAAATCGCCACCAGCTTTTAGTGCGAATTGCTCGGGCTCGCTCATGGGCACGCAGGTCACTGCCCGCCTGAGGCGGGCACTACAGCTTCAGGTGACTTTtaaagagagcgaggaggtAAAGGGGGCTGTCCTAGCCGGAAAGGCAAATTCCAGTACTCATATTCGTCTCCATTAA